The following coding sequences lie in one Microbulbifer pacificus genomic window:
- the ltrA gene encoding group II intron reverse transcriptase/maturase, translated as MLMNQILSRDNLILALKRVERNKGSHGIDEMSVKFLRRHLYDNWDSLRENLRKGTYTPSPVRRVEIPKPSGGVRMLGIPTVTDRFIQQAIAQVLHTIFDPSFSEHSYGFRSNRRGHDAVRKARGFIKEGYRWVIDMDLEKFFDKVNHDKLMGVLAKRIKDKELLRLIRKYLQSGVMINGIVVSSEEGTPQGGPLSPLLSNIILDDLDKELEERGLRFVRYADDCNIYVRTKKAGNRVMNSITTFIEEKLRLKVNKEKSAVDRPWKRKFLGFSFTNGKNPKIRIAKESIMRLKQKIREITSRSKPFPMEVRIEKLNKYLMGWCGYYALAETPSKFEEFDKWIRRRLRMCMWKQWKLPRTKVRKLISLGVPDHKAYEWGNTRKNYWRISKSPILSRTLGNSYWSRLGLKSLYQRYEFIRNT; from the coding sequence ATGTTGATGAACCAAATTCTGTCACGGGACAATCTCATTCTCGCACTAAAGCGAGTCGAACGAAATAAAGGAAGTCATGGCATAGATGAAATGTCCGTAAAATTCCTACGAAGACATCTCTATGATAACTGGGATTCCCTTCGGGAGAACTTGAGGAAAGGAACCTATACACCTTCTCCTGTCCGCCGTGTCGAAATCCCGAAACCAAGCGGAGGAGTTCGGATGTTAGGTATTCCAACCGTGACGGATCGTTTCATTCAACAGGCTATTGCCCAAGTGCTTCATACAATTTTTGACCCCTCCTTCTCAGAACATAGCTATGGATTCAGGTCCAACCGTCGAGGACATGACGCTGTGAGGAAGGCAAGGGGGTTTATTAAAGAAGGATACAGATGGGTAATTGATATGGACCTAGAGAAATTCTTTGATAAGGTGAACCATGATAAGCTCATGGGTGTTTTAGCGAAGCGCATCAAGGATAAGGAACTGCTTCGGCTTATTCGGAAATACCTACAATCTGGCGTCATGATAAATGGGATAGTAGTTAGCTCCGAAGAAGGCACTCCGCAAGGCGGGCCGTTGAGCCCTCTTCTTTCTAACATTATATTAGATGATTTAGATAAGGAGCTGGAGGAGCGTGGGCTACGTTTCGTTCGTTATGCGGATGACTGCAACATCTATGTGAGAACAAAGAAAGCTGGGAATCGTGTAATGAATTCCATTACTACATTTATCGAAGAGAAACTTCGCTTGAAAGTAAATAAAGAGAAATCAGCAGTGGACCGGCCTTGGAAACGTAAGTTTCTTGGTTTTAGTTTCACCAATGGAAAGAATCCAAAAATTAGAATCGCAAAAGAAAGTATTATGCGTCTAAAACAGAAAATCAGGGAAATAACTTCACGTTCCAAGCCATTTCCTATGGAAGTAAGAATTGAGAAATTAAACAAATACCTGATGGGTTGGTGCGGGTATTACGCTTTAGCGGAGACACCTTCAAAGTTTGAGGAGTTCGATAAGTGGATAAGAAGAAGATTGCGCATGTGTATGTGGAAACAATGGAAGCTTCCACGGACAAAAGTCCGAAAGCTGATTAGCTTGGGTGTTCCTGACCACAAAGCATACGAATGGGGAAACACCAGAAAGAATTATTGGCGTATCTCCAAGAGTCCAATCTTAAGCAGAACCCTAGGCAACTCCTATTGGAGTAGACTAGGGCTCAAAAGTCTGTATCAAAGGTATGAATTTATTCGTAATACTTAA